The Cucurbita pepo subsp. pepo cultivar mu-cu-16 chromosome LG08, ASM280686v2, whole genome shotgun sequence genome contains a region encoding:
- the LOC111799886 gene encoding uncharacterized protein LOC111799886 isoform X3 translates to METTPTLCSFPPYPFTSHRHYRHLRCRIYSPEPRQLFTTLSCFKPRRRPRRKNKLAKFHTIQSPLESSSDSKLQTVIEIDQFTAEASSLVYSVYYYSRSQFRQFLSSGLDAFHDLRTLIAFDDQNRTLTVSCRRSTVEFLGQLVLFSFVVVFLVRVLIGIGSRFRNQFSYGYTSPVVRRDRSLGGREVVVGTVRDKAMSKKNNRFGILGSPISMTSMALTDVSDEVSRNGAWVGDRLPKWWPPAVPRRISTANRQGYQIEADRLVRALVDSRMSGRDFMEDDILHLRQICRMSGVKVSFNTENMRDSFYRASVDSVFNIYSRTPINPNSVLINGENGPSFLAGLAEDIGIENTRAARIVSAAVAARMRSCFLQAWALVMQDRHSEADAELLKICHVVQTFPPDESSPEMEMLTLGLKKHLKVEQRECLMNMFISVCGKDSHRTAAEALGLADYITKK, encoded by the exons ATGGAAACCACACCCACTCTCTGCAGCTTTCCTCCATATCCATTCACTTCTCACCGCCATTACCGCCACCTCCGCTGCCGCATCTACTCGCCGGAGCCCCGACAACTCTTTACCACTCTCTCCTGCTTCAAACCACGCCGTCGGCCTCGCCGGAAAAACAAGCTCGCTAAGTTCCACACCATCCAATCACCCCTCGAATCCTCCTCTGACTCGAAGCTCCAAACTGTAATTGAAATTGATCAATTCACCGCCGAAGCCTCCTCTCTTGTTTACTCCGTCTACTACTACTCCCGTTCCCAATTTCGCCAGTTTCTGTCGTCTGGATTGGACGCTTTCCATGATTTGCGGACGTTGATTGCTTTCGATGACCAGAATCGCACATTGACCGTCTCGTGTCGGCGTTCCACTGTGGAATTCCTAGGTCAGTTGGTGCTATTCAGCTTCGTTGTGGTCTTTCTAGTTAGGGTTTTAATTGGGATCGGATCTCGTTTTCGTAACCAATTTAGTTATGGGTATACTTCTCCTGTGGTGAGGAGGGACCGCAGCCTCGGTGGACGAGAGGTTGTTGTTGGAACTGTGCGAGATAAAGCTATGTCGAAGAAGAACAATCGTTTTGGGATATTGGGTAGTCCCATATCCATGACTTCAATGGCTCTGACTGATGTTTCAGATGAAGTATCGAGGAATGGGGCTTGGGTTGGAGATAGATTGCCAAAATGGTGGCCTCCGGCAGTTCCTAGACGGATTTCCACGGCGAATAGGCAGGGATATCAGATAGAAGCTGACAGATTAGTACGAG CCCTCGTGGACAGTAGAATGAGTGGGCGGGATTTCATGGAGGATGATATTCTACAT TTGCGTCAAATATGCAGGATGTCTGGAGTAAAAGTGTCCTTCAACACAGAGAATATGCGCGATTCATTCTATCGAGCATCTGTTGACTCTgtttttaatatctatagcAG GACTCCAATTAACCCTAACTCAGTTCTCATTAATGGTGAGAATGGTCCGAGTTTTCTTGCTGGACTCGCTGAGGACATTGGCATTGAGAATACTCGTGCTGCTAGGATAGTTTCGGCTGCTGTTGCTGCTAGAATGCGTTCATGCTTTTTACAGGCCTGG GCTCTAGTGATGCAAGACAGACATTCTGAAGCAGATGCGGAGTTGTTGAAGATCTGTCACGTTGTCCAGACATTTCCTCCGGACGAGTCGTCT CCTGAGATGGAGATGTTGACTCTAGG
- the LOC111799791 gene encoding vesicle transport protein GOT1-like: MVSFEMNDRKKIGLGLTGFGIFFSFLGIVFFFDKGLLAMGNILFFSGVTLTIGLKSTMQFFMKRQNFKGTISFGLGFFFVIIGWPIIGMILEAYGFVVLFSGFWPTLAVFLQKIPVLGWLFQQPYVRSFFDKYRGRRVPV, translated from the exons ATGgtttcctttgaaatgaatGATCGCAAGA AGATTGGCCTAGGACTGACAGGATTTGGGATATTTTTCTCATTCCTGGGAATTGTATTCTTCTTTGACAAGGGATTACTTGCCATGGGAAAT ATCCTGTTCTTCTCAGGAGTAACTCTCACCATTGGACTCAAGTCAACCATGCAATTCTTTATGAAACGTCAAAATTTTAAG GGAACAATTTCTTTTGGTTTAGGGTTCTTCTTTGTTATCATAGGATGGCCAATCATTGGCATGATATTGGAAGCGTAtggttttgttgttcttttcaG TGGCTTCTGGCCAACATTGGCAGTCTTTCTTCAGAAAATTCCAGTTCTTGGATGGTTATTTCAGCAACCATATGTCAGATCG TTCTTCGACAAATACCGGGGTAGACGTGTACCGGTTTGA